The following DNA comes from Amycolatopsis albispora.
ATTGGCCATGGCAGCGGGCCCTTCGACGGGAGAAACTTGAACGATCGTTAGATTTGTCTACCAGAGCCCGGCGCCGGCTGGCAAGCGAGGAAACCGCCGTGAAAGCGGGGTGGGCCAGCATGGCCACCGCAACGACGGCGAAAGGGGAGATCGTGTCGATCATCAGCAAGTTCGTCACCGGCTCGGTGGCGGTGCTGGCACTCGGGCTCGCGGGTGGCCTGGCCGCACCGGCGGCCGCGGCTTCGGCGGCCCAGGCGGTGCCGGTGTCCAGCGTGGACCCGTGTGCGAAGTACCTCAAGCAGGCCCGCGACCACGAGGCGGCGGCCAAGGAACACCTGGTCGCGGCGGACAAGGCGAAGAAGGCGGGCGACGCCAAGCTCGCCGAGTACCACCGGAAGCGGGCCGCGGAACGCCAGGCGGCGGCGAAGGCGGCCTACGCGGCGTACAACAAGTGCCGGACGTGAGCCCCGGTTTTGTCGGTGGGGTCGGCTAGCTTGCCACCGTGCTGACGATGGAGCTGGCCCAGTTCAAGATCCACGAGGGCGCCGAGGCGCAGCTGGTGGCCGAGCGCCCGGCGATGGTGGCCGCGCTGCGACGGCGTTTCCCCGGCTGCGTCGCGGCCTACCTCACCAAGGAGGACGACGGCAGTTGGCTGGACGTGGTCCTCTGGCGCAGCCGGGCCGAAGCCGAAGAAGCGGCGCGGACGGTCATTCGGTGCCGGAGTGTGCTTCGTGGTTCCGCCACATTTTGTCCTCGGGAGG
Coding sequences within:
- a CDS encoding antibiotic biosynthesis monooxygenase, whose protein sequence is MELAQFKIHEGAEAQLVAERPAMVAALRRRFPGCVAAYLTKEDDGSWLDVVLWRSRAEAEEAARTVIRCRSVLRGSATFCPREGCATPKSWRPGHRRSPRFQATRPLS